Proteins from a genomic interval of Candidatus Methylomirabilota bacterium:
- a CDS encoding adenosylcobinamide amidohydrolase produces the protein MIAGVTVDVNREAVWVRSHAPLHVVSSAFVGGELPTTRHILNMHWPHGHREGLDAELSAFARRLGITEAFVGLMTAAPTHRATPVTEAADGVTVTAIVTVAIGATVSAGTSPVEPWRPSTINTILLLDACLDAGAAVNGVITATEAKVGALGDARVLTPEGLPATGTVTDAVVVAWTGRGKRLPYLGPAATGGWLLARAVRRAVLEGITRG, from the coding sequence ATGATCGCCGGCGTCACCGTCGACGTGAACCGCGAGGCGGTCTGGGTGCGAAGCCACGCGCCCCTCCACGTCGTCTCGTCCGCGTTCGTGGGCGGCGAGCTCCCGACGACCCGGCACATCCTGAACATGCACTGGCCTCACGGGCACCGGGAGGGTCTGGACGCCGAGCTCAGCGCCTTCGCCCGCCGCCTCGGCATCACGGAAGCCTTCGTCGGTCTCATGACCGCCGCCCCGACCCACCGGGCGACGCCCGTGACCGAAGCCGCCGACGGCGTGACGGTGACCGCGATCGTCACCGTGGCCATCGGCGCGACGGTCTCGGCCGGCACGAGTCCCGTCGAGCCCTGGCGCCCGTCGACCATCAACACGATCCTGCTCCTCGACGCGTGTCTGGACGCCGGGGCCGCGGTCAACGGCGTGATCACGGCGACCGAGGCCAAGGTCGGCGCCCTCGGCGACGCGCGGGTCCTGACGCCCGAAGGGCTGCCGGCGACGGGAACGGTGACCGACGCGGTGGTGGTGGCGTGGACCGGCCGGGGGAAGCGCCTGCCCTATCTCGGGCCCGCGGCCACCGGTGGCTGGCTGCTGGCCCGCGCCGTGCGCCGGGCGGTGCTCGAAGGGATCACGCGCGGATGA